A genomic stretch from Setaria italica strain Yugu1 chromosome VII, Setaria_italica_v2.0, whole genome shotgun sequence includes:
- the LOC101766016 gene encoding disease resistance protein RGA2 → MSLRTISAMHASAVVKVARDKLVTALGDAAVTMPEDLRRHLEELKGKMETMVQVLGDAERRSVEEEEEEVREWLMRLEDAAYGIWDMVDEIQANNKGAPVTAVRCPCLPTATARKGWTTASTMDKAKENIEELLEQHLQIFAFRRDEQSVDDAHTGTECFVDEEECIVGREGEKQEIMADILSAARDSSRGLFVLAICGVAGLGKTTIAKMVFSDTTIIRDYARAWVYVGQEFDLKKIGNCILSQLSNKGEHQDSSDVELIMKRLDVLLGGGKKVLIVLDDLWDKVCSALDGLKRMLGAGKNDSKVIVMVTTRTISYGWDYMYETSPLSVTESMELIYRKCGFASRTEEARRELQEILHKIAIKCMGLPSAIHVIGYTLRSKTREEIISVLNSNIWKDTYGICFVSLCLLSYQCMPPNLRLCFAYCAIFPRGHSILKDDLVHHWTALQLIEPSDRLSTRQVADKYIGMLLGMSFLQHSVLPPSDDSSAVYFTLNYLIYDIARWASWGKLIILDGETCYRHFMQKNGYRYARLTNSDVSQQNLSGILSALFHGCSNKQFSDDSFSSAKYLCVLDLRDCWLQKLPDSICQLRQLRYLNLSGSSELVNLPDSFGNLLNLGHIDLSGCSQLLELPASFSNLTNVMHIDLSGCSGLSELPASFGNLTNAMHIDLSGCSGLLELPASFGNLTNAMHIDLSGCSGLLELPASFGNLTNAVHIDLSGCIGLKTLPPESFGVLKKLEHLDLSSCSCLEGIPSVVDGLTNLQHLNLSHPCCYLSQHRFHLKALKYFWVELINLRYLNLSMCLNPIFCYLPEKERIEYIESISCLHNLEHLDLSHNIFLFDIPESLGLLSQLQTLNLSGCSRLKKIEKWMGERNCPKKSLVVSNCLGLERYQFVVHTEKGANRSNLAQLKDVSCKEVEISRLEKVISTEEAQNIGLTEKKKLQKLALVWSAGHNDVSLKDGALLAELVPPQNLQYFELHGYSSEYLPAWLTSSIFSHLPNLVEVTMVDIPSCSNLPSIGVLPNLQRLILRRVAKVTRIDAGYLSGGSKAAFRRLMHVTLDGMINLKELDTYSSSDNFVFPTLDELVINKCPKLRFGDSPPKTRMLVISDCDQLMMYPEKRGKHDISSTCTASAPVTEVVIESCEVPLHSLHIRNCSEKIISPEIMKGHLLSLQLLSFSHCASMTNLPEHVVQDTSIKELVIHECHGIKSLPQSICEEKKKRYPLLRIRDCPELKKWYEKNITECTHIHFIFE, encoded by the exons ATGTCCCTACGCACCATCAGCGCGATGCATGCCTCGGCGGTCGTCAAGGTGGCCCGTGACAAGTTGGTGACCGCCCTGGGAGATGCTGCGGTCACGATGCCGGAGGATCTGAGGCGCCACCTGGAGGAGTTGAAGGGGAAGATGGAGACCATGGTGCAGGTGCTGGGGGACGCGGAGAGGCGTTccgtagaggaggaggaggaagaggtgcGGGAGTGGCTGATGCGTCTCGAGGACGCCGCCTACGGCATCTGGGACATGGTCGACGAGATCCAAGCCAACAATAAGGGGGCACCG GTGACAGCGGTGCGCTGCCCCTGCCTCCCAACTGCAACGGCACGAAAAGGGTGGACCACGGCCAGCACGATGGATAAGGCGAAGGAAAACATCGAAGAATTGTTAGAGCAACACCTTCAGATTTTCGCATTTAGGAGGGATGAGCAATCTGTTGATGATGCTCATACAGGAACAGAATGTTTTGTTGATGAAGAAGAATGCATCGTGGGAAGGGAAGGAGAAAAACAGGAGATAATGGCTGACATCTTATCTGCAGCGAGGGACAGCAGCAGAGGGCTCTTCGTTCTGGCTATCTGCGGTGTTGCAGGGCTAGGCAAGACAACTATTGCAAAAATGGTTTTCAGTGATACCACCATAATCAGAGATTACGCTCGGGCCTGGGTCTATGTAGGACAGGAATTTGACTTGAAGAAAATAGGTAATTGCATCCTTTCTCAACTGTCCAATAAAGGCGAGCATCAGGACTCAAGTGATGTGGAGTTGATAATGAAGCGCCTTGATGTGTTACTTGGTGGTGGTAAAAAGGTACTCATTGTTCTGGACGACCTATGGGACAAGGTGTGCTCTGCCTTGGATGGGTTAAAGCGTATGCTGGGTGCAGGGAAGAATGACAGTAAGGTGATTGTCATGGTAACCACGCGTACAATAAGCTATGGTTGGGATTATATGTACGAAACTTCCCCCCTAAGTGTTACCGAGTCAATGGAACTGATATATCGGAAATGTGGCTTTGCATCTAGAACTGAGGAGGCTCGAAGGGAGCTTCAGGAGATACTACACAAGATTGCTATCAAGTGCATGGGTCTTCCTTCAGCAATTCACGTAATTGGGTACACGCTGCGgtccaagactcgtgaagaaatCATATCGGTGCTCAACAGTAATATCTGGAAGGACACATATGGCATCTGCTTTGTTTCATTATGTTTGCTGAGCTATCAATGCATGCCACCGAATCTTAGATTATGCTTTGCTTACTGTGCAATCTTTCCACGAGGCCACAGTATACTTAAAGACGACCTGGTTCACCACTGGACTGCTCTCCAGCTTATCGAACCATCGGATAGGCTCTCTACCAGGCAGGTGGCTGACAAGTATATTGGGATGCTTTTGGGCATGTCATTCCTTCAACATTCAGTACTGCCGCCTTCG GACGATAGCAGTGCAGTGTACTTCACATTGAACTATTTAATATATGACATTGCACGCTGGGCTTCATGGGGAAAATTGATTATTTTGGATGGTGAAACCTGTTACCGACATTTCATGCAGAAAAACGGCTATCGATATGCACGGCTCACCAATTCTGACGTCAGTCAACAGAATTTATCTGGTATATTGTCAGCCCTTTTTCATGGATGTAGCAATAAGCAGTTCAGTGATGATTCGTTCTCATCTGCCAAATACCTGTGTGTCTTGGATTTAAGAGACTGCTGGCTACAGAAACTACCAGATTCTATTTGTCAGTTAAGGCAGCTTAGGTATCTTAACTTGTCAGGATCCTCTGAGCTTGTAAATCTACCAGATTCATTTGGCAATCTATTAAATTTAGGGCATATTGATCTATCAGGCTGCTCTCAGCTTTTAGAACTGCCAGCTTCATTTTCCAATCTCACAAATGTCATGCATATCGATCTATCAGGCTGCTCTGGACTCTCAGAACTGCCGGCTTCATTTGGCAATCTCACAAATGCCATGCATATTGATCTATCAGGCTGCTCAGGGCTCTTAGAACTGCCGGCTTCATTTGGCAATCTCACAAATGCCATGCATATTGATCTATCAGGCTGCTCGGGGCTTTTAGAACTGCCGGCTTCATTTGGCAATCTCACAAATGCGGTGCACATTGATCTATCAGGCTGCATTGGGCTGAAAACCCTGCCGCCCGAATCATTTGGGGTTCTTAAAAAGTTGGAACATCTTGATCTATCTTCTTGCTCTTGCCTTGAAGGGATCCCTAGTGTTGTGGATGGCCTTACCAATCTCCAGCATCTCAACTTGTCACACCCTTGCTGTTATCTTTCTCAACACAGGTTCCATCTGAAAGCACTAAAATATTTCTGGGTGGAGCTCATCAACCTCCGATATTTGAACTTATCCATGTGCCTGAATCCTATATTTTGCTATCTTCCAGAAAAGGAGAGGATTGAATACATTGAAAGTATCAGTTGCCTACATAATCTGGAGCATTTGGACCTCTCTCATAACATATTTCTTTTTGATATACCTGAAAGTCTAGGTCTGCTCAGTCAACTACAAACACTGAATCTGTCGGGCTGTTCTAGACTCAAGAAAATAGAGAAATGGATGGGAGAAAGGAATTGTCCAAAGAAGTCTCTAGTTGTGAGTAACTGCCTGGGTCTGGAAAGATATCAGTTTGTTGTTCACACTGAAAAAGGAGCAAATAGAAGCAACCTTGCTCAGCTCAAGGATGTGAGTTGCAAAGAGGTGGAGATAAGCCGCCTTGAAAAGGTAATATCTACAGAGGAAGCACAGAACATAGGATTGACGGAGAAAAAAAAGCTCCAGAAGTTGGCACTTGTTTGGAGTGCAGGCCATAACGATGTATCTTTGAAGGACGGAGCTTTGTTAGCAGAGCTAGTGCCACCGCAAAATTTGCAGTACTTTGAGCTACATGGTTATAGCAGCGAGTACCTCCCTGCTTGGTTGACATCTAGCATATTTTCGCATCTCCCTAATCTTGTGGAGGTTACCATGGTGGACATTCCGAGTTGCAGCAATTTACCATCAATTGGTGTACTGCCCAACCTGCAAAGGCTGATTCTTAGAAGGGTGGCTAAGGTCACAAGAATCGACGCTGGCTACTTGAGTGGTGGCAGCAAAGCAGCATTCCGTCGACTCATGCATGTTACCCTGGATGGTATGATAAACCTGAAAGAGCTGGATACCTACAGTAGTAGTGACAATTTCGTGTTCCCCACCTTAGATGAATTGGTGATAAACAAATGTCCCAAGTTAAGGTTTGGAGATTCCCCACCTAAGACCCGGATgcttgtgatttcagattgcgACCAATTGATGATGTATCCAGAGAAGAGAGGGAAACATGATATTAGTTCCACTTGCACCGCATCTGCTCCAGTAACTGAAGTGGTGATCGAAAGCTGCGAGGTGCCTCTGCATAGCTTACATATCAGGAATTGCAGTGAGAAGATCATCTCACCAGAGATTATGAAGGGCCACCTATTGTCGCTCCAGTTACTGTCTTTCTCTCACTGTGCCAGCATGACCAATCTACCAGAACATGTGGTTCAGGACACCTCTATCAAGGAACTCGTCATCCATGAATGTCATGGCATCAAATCTTTGCCGCAGAGTATATGTGAGGAAAAGAAAAAGCGCTACCCTCTTCTGCGTATTCGGGACTGTCCAGAGTTGAAGAAGTGGTATGAGAAGAACATAACGGAGTGCACTCACATCCACTTCATATTTGA ATAA